The proteins below are encoded in one region of Levilactobacillus namurensis:
- a CDS encoding glycoside hydrolase family 65 protein: MKIITLHVLDDSLKVSYAPDAQTPPQRQFIIAYNADQTIGENLENLRVKLVGLDVDAAIVDDALSYPFSDTVVGINHQRIDIGLAITNMLNIPVVSQQTVAQHGLAQALADKRDYLAWHLDYYGQYQGKRNYGQEAMLTVGNGFFGLRGAYPEAHANADNYPGMYTAGLYDQLTTNLNGRAVTNEDLVNLPNAQALTFGVDHQNPFQIKASDIQDIYRSLNLHDGVLTTTMLVQLPTGHMLRLTSTKLANFKDWHRFAIRYQITPLNFAGSLQVYSMIDGNVRNANVDRYQAFDQRHLRITGMSQQTDSVFLEAQTRTSQVKLVLGSHLTGPGKALTAPNDQSPQAQKQARQMRSVQVVPQQTYTFEKNVVLFTDRETTTPLLATATQELAHASFADTLTSSQAYWQRRWADADIQITGDVTAQKLTRVNLYHLFTATQAIASGKIDASVNARGLDGEAYRGHVFWDEMFDLPVYALHDPQLARQLLMYRYRRLPAAKANAKAAGVAGAMYPWQSGQVGDEQSQVTHLNPLTNTWDSDYSSLQRHVSLAIAYNVIMYVRLTGDQDFMDHYGLEMLEEIAQFWLSKAHRDQSGRYTIDHVMGPDEFHENYPNADTQGLTNNAYTNLMVAWLFDQLDQILDATKPATQREVASKTHFTAATRTQLTDVQHHLKLDINDDGIIGQFEGYFKLPALDFEKYHKKYGDISRMDRILKSEGKTPDAYQVAKQADTLMPFYNLDKAQVLQLLDQLGYHLSADQLAKNLQFYLDRTTHGSTLSRIVYAALTAMAGHLDQSWRLYSQALFSDYYDIQGGTTAEGIHLGVMGAVTLMATRTYAGVDSLAPQITVDPHLPQAWQALHFGQTIRGIRYTFTIDHHQIQVTADHAATLQILHKPVALKAHQPVKINY; this comes from the coding sequence TTGAAAATCATCACCCTGCATGTGTTAGACGACTCGTTAAAGGTCAGTTACGCACCCGACGCCCAGACCCCTCCACAACGGCAGTTCATCATTGCCTATAATGCGGACCAGACCATCGGCGAAAACCTGGAAAATCTCCGGGTCAAGTTGGTCGGGTTAGACGTCGACGCCGCAATCGTCGATGACGCGCTGAGTTACCCGTTCTCCGACACCGTGGTCGGCATCAACCACCAGCGAATCGATATCGGGTTAGCCATCACTAACATGCTGAACATCCCCGTCGTCAGTCAACAGACGGTCGCTCAGCACGGTCTGGCCCAAGCCTTGGCCGATAAACGCGACTATCTGGCTTGGCACCTCGATTACTATGGTCAATATCAAGGCAAGCGGAATTACGGCCAAGAAGCCATGCTGACGGTTGGCAACGGTTTCTTCGGCCTACGGGGAGCTTACCCGGAAGCGCACGCCAACGCGGACAACTACCCGGGAATGTATACCGCTGGGCTCTATGACCAACTGACCACCAACCTTAACGGACGAGCGGTCACCAACGAAGACCTGGTCAACCTGCCGAACGCTCAGGCGTTGACCTTCGGGGTCGATCATCAGAACCCGTTTCAGATCAAGGCCAGCGACATTCAAGACATCTACCGTAGCTTGAACCTGCACGACGGGGTCCTGACCACGACCATGCTGGTCCAGTTACCGACCGGACACATGCTACGGCTGACCAGCACCAAGCTGGCCAACTTCAAAGACTGGCACCGCTTCGCCATTCGCTACCAGATTACCCCGCTAAACTTTGCGGGCAGTCTCCAAGTCTATTCGATGATCGATGGTAACGTCCGTAACGCTAACGTCGACCGCTATCAGGCTTTCGACCAGCGTCACCTGCGAATCACCGGAATGAGCCAACAGACTGATAGCGTCTTCCTAGAAGCCCAGACCCGGACTTCTCAGGTCAAGTTGGTCTTAGGTTCCCACTTAACGGGTCCTGGCAAAGCCCTGACCGCGCCGAATGATCAATCGCCCCAAGCCCAAAAGCAGGCGCGCCAGATGCGGTCCGTTCAAGTCGTACCCCAACAGACCTATACCTTTGAGAAGAACGTGGTCCTCTTCACGGACCGTGAGACCACCACGCCTTTACTGGCGACTGCGACCCAAGAACTCGCCCATGCCAGCTTCGCCGACACGCTCACCAGCAGTCAAGCTTACTGGCAACGTCGTTGGGCTGACGCGGACATTCAGATCACGGGCGATGTGACCGCGCAGAAGCTGACGCGGGTCAACCTCTACCACCTCTTCACCGCAACGCAAGCCATCGCGTCCGGTAAAATTGATGCCTCCGTGAACGCCCGGGGACTCGACGGAGAAGCCTACCGGGGGCACGTCTTCTGGGACGAGATGTTCGATTTACCAGTCTACGCCCTCCACGATCCGCAGTTGGCCCGACAACTCCTGATGTACCGTTACCGGCGGCTACCAGCTGCTAAAGCCAACGCTAAGGCCGCGGGGGTTGCCGGGGCCATGTACCCTTGGCAATCGGGACAAGTTGGTGACGAGCAGTCCCAAGTCACCCACCTGAATCCCTTGACCAACACCTGGGATTCCGACTATTCATCCCTTCAACGGCACGTCTCTCTGGCCATCGCCTATAACGTGATCATGTACGTGCGGCTGACTGGCGACCAGGACTTCATGGACCACTACGGTTTGGAAATGCTAGAAGAGATCGCCCAATTCTGGTTGAGTAAGGCCCACCGCGACCAGTCTGGCCGGTACACGATCGACCACGTCATGGGCCCGGATGAATTTCACGAAAACTACCCTAACGCCGATACTCAGGGCCTGACCAACAACGCCTACACCAACCTGATGGTGGCCTGGCTGTTCGACCAATTGGACCAGATCCTAGACGCGACTAAGCCAGCTACCCAACGTGAAGTGGCGTCTAAGACCCACTTCACAGCGGCGACCCGCACCCAGCTAACGGACGTCCAACACCATCTGAAGCTGGATATCAACGACGATGGGATTATCGGCCAGTTCGAGGGGTACTTCAAGCTCCCCGCCCTGGACTTCGAGAAATACCACAAGAAGTACGGCGATATCTCCCGAATGGACCGTATCTTAAAGTCCGAAGGCAAGACTCCTGACGCTTACCAAGTGGCCAAGCAAGCCGACACCCTGATGCCCTTCTACAATCTCGATAAGGCGCAAGTCTTGCAGTTGCTAGATCAACTCGGTTACCACCTTTCCGCAGACCAGCTGGCTAAGAACCTGCAGTTCTACCTCGACCGCACGACGCACGGGTCAACCTTATCGCGTATCGTGTACGCGGCGTTAACGGCCATGGCGGGTCACCTGGACCAGTCTTGGCGACTCTACTCGCAGGCCTTGTTCTCAGACTATTACGACATCCAAGGCGGGACTACCGCCGAAGGTATCCACTTAGGGGTGATGGGCGCGGTCACCCTGATGGCGACCCGGACCTACGCCGGGGTCGATAGTCTGGCCCCTCAGATCACCGTTGACCCCCACCTGCCTCAAGCCTGGCAGGCCCTACACTTCGGGCAAACGATTCGGGGGATTCGCTACACCTTTACGATTGATCACCACCAGATTCAAGTTACGGCAGACCATGCCGCGACCCTGCAAATTCTGCACAAACCGGTTGCGCTGAAAGCTCATCAACCCGTTAAAATCAACTACTAA
- the pgmB gene encoding beta-phosphoglucomutase — protein sequence MTKFSEIKGFVFDLDGVITDTSVLHGTAWHQLADSLGVTWTKELGDGLKGISRMDSLEMILKAGGLENQYTQDQKVALATQKNTNYVAEVDKMTPANILPGMQAFLDDLRAHGYLLSLASASKNAPRVLNKLQLTDYFPKIVDPASLKHGKPDPEIYTKGAALLNLDPAQCIGLEDAAAGVQAINGAGETSLGIGDATELGAADMVFADTTAVTLENIQAHMA from the coding sequence ATGACAAAATTTTCTGAGATTAAAGGATTCGTTTTCGACCTGGACGGGGTCATCACCGATACCTCCGTCCTGCACGGGACGGCTTGGCACCAGTTGGCTGATTCCCTAGGGGTCACCTGGACTAAGGAACTCGGCGACGGCTTGAAAGGGATCAGCCGGATGGATTCCCTGGAAATGATCTTAAAGGCCGGGGGCTTAGAGAATCAATACACCCAAGACCAAAAGGTGGCCTTGGCAACGCAGAAGAACACCAATTACGTGGCCGAAGTCGACAAGATGACGCCCGCGAACATCCTTCCTGGGATGCAGGCCTTCTTGGACGACCTGCGGGCTCACGGCTACCTGTTATCCCTGGCTTCCGCTTCCAAGAACGCGCCACGGGTCTTGAACAAGTTGCAGTTGACCGACTACTTCCCTAAGATCGTGGATCCAGCCAGCCTAAAGCACGGGAAGCCAGACCCTGAGATCTACACCAAAGGCGCGGCCTTACTGAACTTAGATCCCGCCCAATGCATCGGCCTAGAAGATGCTGCTGCGGGCGTCCAAGCCATTAACGGCGCTGGGGAAACGTCCCTGGGAATTGGTGACGCGACCGAATTAGGCGCTGCCGACATGGTCTTCGCCGATACCACGGCGGTCACTTTGGAGAACATCCAAGCCCACATGGCTTAG